Proteins from a single region of Streptomyces spectabilis:
- a CDS encoding ABC transporter permease, whose translation MDLARTEVAKAPARKGRRPSRGSAARLGLTALPVAFFAVFFAYPVVAIVTRGLKVDGAWQFGRITDVLGQSDIQHVLWFTTWQALASTALTLLFALPGAYVFARFDFRGKQVLRAVVTVPFVLPTVVVGTAFLALIGRGGLLDELWGVRLDTTVWAILLAHVFFNYAVVVRTVGGLWAQLDPRQEEAARMLGASRTRAWRTVTLPALAPAVAAAALMVFLFTFTSFGVVQILGGPTYATLEVEIYRQTANLLDLPTAAVLTLVQFAAVGGVLAVHAWTVRRRESTLRLVDAATTARRPRGAGQWGLLGFVLLTVAVLIVLPLGVLVQRSLDGPEGYGFAYYRQLTSTDGGAFLVPPVDAIGNSLQYAAVATVIALVVGGLAAAALTRRAGRLVRGFDALLMLPLGVSAVTVGFGFLIALDEPPLDLRASWFLVPLAQALVGVPFVVRTMLPVLRAVDERLREAAAVLGASPLRAWREVDLPLVRRALLIAAGFAFAVSLGEFGATVFIARPDNPTLPVAVATLFGRPGDLNYGQAMALSTILMLVCAVSLLLLERLRTDRTTGEF comes from the coding sequence GTGGACCTCGCTCGTACTGAAGTAGCGAAGGCCCCGGCCCGCAAGGGCCGGCGGCCGTCGCGGGGCAGCGCGGCGCGGCTCGGGCTCACGGCCCTGCCCGTCGCGTTCTTCGCCGTCTTCTTCGCCTATCCGGTCGTCGCGATCGTCACGCGCGGCCTGAAGGTGGACGGCGCCTGGCAGTTCGGGCGGATCACGGACGTGCTGGGGCAGTCGGACATCCAGCACGTGCTGTGGTTCACCACCTGGCAGGCGCTCGCGTCGACGGCGCTCACCCTGCTCTTCGCGCTCCCCGGCGCCTATGTCTTCGCGCGCTTCGACTTCCGGGGCAAGCAGGTCCTTCGGGCGGTCGTCACCGTGCCGTTCGTGCTGCCGACCGTCGTCGTGGGCACGGCCTTCCTCGCGCTGATCGGGCGCGGCGGGCTCCTCGACGAGCTGTGGGGCGTCCGGCTGGACACCACGGTGTGGGCGATCCTGCTCGCCCACGTCTTCTTCAACTACGCCGTCGTCGTGCGCACCGTCGGCGGCCTGTGGGCCCAGCTCGACCCGCGCCAGGAGGAGGCCGCGCGGATGCTCGGGGCCTCGCGCACGCGCGCGTGGCGGACGGTGACGCTGCCCGCGCTCGCGCCCGCCGTGGCCGCCGCCGCGCTGATGGTCTTCCTGTTCACGTTCACGTCCTTCGGCGTCGTGCAGATCCTCGGCGGCCCCACGTACGCGACGCTCGAAGTGGAGATCTACCGGCAGACCGCCAACCTGCTCGACCTGCCGACGGCCGCCGTCCTCACCCTCGTGCAGTTCGCGGCGGTCGGCGGGGTCCTGGCGGTGCACGCCTGGACCGTGCGCCGGCGCGAGAGCACGCTGCGCCTCGTCGACGCCGCGACGACGGCGCGCAGGCCGCGCGGCGCCGGACAGTGGGGGCTGCTCGGCTTCGTGCTGCTCACCGTGGCCGTGCTGATCGTGCTGCCGCTCGGCGTCCTGGTGCAGCGGTCCCTCGACGGCCCGGAGGGCTACGGCTTCGCGTACTACCGCCAGCTGACGTCGACGGACGGCGGGGCCTTCCTGGTGCCGCCCGTCGACGCGATCGGGAACTCCCTCCAGTACGCGGCCGTCGCCACCGTCATCGCGCTGGTCGTCGGCGGACTCGCGGCGGCCGCGCTGACCCGGCGCGCGGGCCGGCTCGTGCGCGGCTTCGACGCGCTCCTCATGCTGCCGCTCGGCGTGTCCGCGGTGACCGTCGGCTTCGGCTTCCTCATCGCCCTGGACGAGCCGCCGCTGGACCTGCGGGCGTCGTGGTTCCTGGTGCCGCTCGCGCAGGCCCTGGTGGGCGTGCCGTTCGTGGTCCGTACGATGCTGCCGGTGCTGCGCGCCGTGGACGAGCGGCTGCGCGAGGCGGCGGCCGTGCTCGGGGCCTCGCCGCTGCGGGCCTGGCGGGAGGTCGACCTGCCGCTCGTGCGGCGGGCGCTGCTGATCGCGGCCGGGTTCGCGTTCGCGGTGTCGCTCGGCGAGTTCGGCGCGACGGTGTTCATCGCCCGGCCGGATAACCCGACGCTTCCGGTCGCGGTGGCCACCCTGTTCGGCCGCCCCGGTGACCTCAACTACGGGCAGGCGATGGCCCTCTCGACGATTCTCATGCTGGTGTGCGCGGTGTCGCTCCTGCTCCTGGAGCGGCTGCGCACGGACCGTACGACGGGAGAGTTCTGA
- a CDS encoding ABC transporter ATP-binding protein — protein MTATAPEATAAAGPRALLRLDGATVRFGSRAVLDAVGLDVAEHEIVCVLGPSGSGKSTLLRAVAGLQALDSGRVVLGGRDQGGVPAHKRGVGLMFQDHQLFPQRDVAGNVAFGLRMHGVPRAEQALRVAELLDLVGLPGAQKRAVASLSGGEQQRVALARALAPRPRLLMLDEPLGQLDRSLRERLVAELRELFQELGTTVLAVTHDQGEAFALADRVVVMRDGRIAQSGTPLEVWRRPADEFVARFLGFDNVVDATVTGPAAVTAWGKVPVPDGTADGPCRLLVRPAGVRLVGARDGLACVVTGRTFRGTHVAVRLEPVGGEGAPRLEAACGLRDAPEPGARVGVRFAVEEVVVLRRAATA, from the coding sequence ATGACCGCCACGGCCCCCGAGGCGACTGCCGCCGCCGGGCCCCGCGCGCTGCTGAGGCTCGACGGGGCCACCGTGCGCTTCGGCAGCCGGGCCGTGCTCGACGCCGTCGGCCTCGACGTCGCCGAGCACGAGATCGTGTGCGTGCTCGGGCCGAGCGGCAGCGGCAAGTCGACCCTGCTGCGGGCGGTCGCCGGGCTCCAGGCGCTTGACTCCGGACGGGTCGTGCTCGGCGGCCGCGACCAGGGCGGGGTGCCCGCGCACAAGCGGGGCGTCGGCCTGATGTTCCAGGACCACCAGCTCTTCCCGCAGCGCGACGTGGCGGGCAACGTGGCCTTCGGGCTGCGCATGCACGGCGTGCCGCGCGCCGAACAGGCCCTGCGGGTGGCGGAGCTGCTGGACCTGGTGGGCCTGCCGGGGGCGCAGAAGCGGGCCGTCGCCTCGCTGTCGGGCGGCGAGCAGCAGCGGGTGGCGCTCGCCCGGGCGCTCGCGCCCCGGCCGCGTCTGCTGATGCTCGACGAGCCGCTCGGCCAGCTCGACCGCTCGCTCCGGGAGCGCCTGGTCGCCGAGTTGCGCGAGCTGTTCCAGGAGTTGGGTACGACCGTGCTCGCGGTCACGCACGACCAGGGCGAGGCGTTCGCGCTCGCCGACCGGGTCGTGGTGATGAGGGACGGCCGGATCGCCCAGTCCGGTACGCCCCTTGAGGTGTGGCGCAGGCCCGCCGACGAGTTCGTGGCGCGCTTCCTGGGCTTCGACAACGTGGTCGACGCGACGGTCACGGGACCGGCCGCCGTGACCGCGTGGGGCAAGGTCCCGGTGCCGGACGGTACGGCGGACGGCCCCTGTCGGCTGCTCGTACGGCCCGCCGGGGTGCGGCTCGTGGGGGCGCGGGACGGGCTCGCGTGCGTGGTCACGGGGCGGACGTTCCGGGGCACGCACGTCGCCGTGCGCCTGGAGCCCGTCGGGGGCGAGGGCGCGCCGCGCCTGGAGGCCGCGTGCGGGCTGCGCGACGCGCCGGAGCCGGGCGCGCGCGTGGGCGTGCGCTTCGCGGTGGAGGAAGTGGTCGTGCTGCGGCGGGCCGCGACGGCCTAG
- a CDS encoding maleylpyruvate isomerase N-terminal domain-containing protein: MAPLAYERYRHQVAAQLESLRATLVGADLSVTVPTCPDWTLDRLVRHAGGAVRLVELHVRTRATENIPDAKVPGFEGPEEGGVAALDAWLAETAEQFDETLRGADADTPVWSWAGQATAGFWARRMTHELAIHRADAAIAVGAAYELAPDVAADAIDEWLEIVRFVQLAKADPRAAELTGDGWTLGLHAVDAGVGWVVTLGPDEVAWERGPAAADADVVVRGPLTEVLLAFYRRRGVDSGRVEVLGERELLEFWLSRASFG, translated from the coding sequence ATGGCCCCCCTTGCGTACGAGCGATACCGCCACCAGGTCGCCGCCCAGCTGGAGAGTCTGCGGGCGACGCTGGTCGGCGCCGATCTGTCGGTGACCGTCCCGACCTGCCCCGACTGGACCCTCGACCGGCTCGTACGGCACGCGGGCGGCGCCGTGCGCCTGGTCGAGCTGCATGTGCGGACCCGGGCGACGGAGAACATCCCCGACGCGAAGGTGCCCGGCTTCGAAGGGCCCGAGGAGGGCGGCGTGGCCGCGCTCGACGCGTGGCTGGCCGAGACGGCGGAGCAGTTCGACGAGACGCTGCGGGGCGCCGACGCCGATACGCCCGTGTGGTCCTGGGCGGGGCAGGCGACAGCCGGGTTCTGGGCGCGGCGCATGACGCACGAGCTGGCGATCCACCGGGCGGACGCGGCGATCGCCGTGGGCGCCGCGTACGAGCTGGCGCCCGACGTGGCCGCCGACGCGATCGACGAGTGGCTGGAGATCGTACGGTTCGTGCAGCTGGCGAAGGCGGATCCGCGGGCGGCGGAGCTGACGGGGGACGGGTGGACGCTGGGGCTGCACGCTGTGGACGCCGGGGTGGGGTGGGTCGTCACGCTGGGGCCGGACGAGGTCGCGTGGGAGCGGGGGCCTGCGGCGGCTGATGCGGATGTGGTGGTGCGGGGGCCGCTGACCGAGGTGTTGCTCGCGTTCTATCGGCGGCGGGGGGTGGACTCCGGGCGGGTCGAGGTGCTGGGGGAGCGGGAGTTGCTGGAGTTCTGGCTGAGCCGGGCGTCGTTCGGCTGA